From the genome of Vicia villosa cultivar HV-30 ecotype Madison, WI linkage group LG2, Vvil1.0, whole genome shotgun sequence, one region includes:
- the LOC131653246 gene encoding uncharacterized protein LOC131653246, whose protein sequence is MAHKFLLKPTFILTLTKQFTSKTPHHHFLHNHHHHPIFNSPKQSSSFLNLNIHPISLRSTTTTATNTTAAAPNYGGYLDLTDDDLMRQCEMGTFKSSGPGGQHRNKRESAVRLKHLPTGIIAQASEDRSQHMNRASALKRLRSLIALKVRKTVDLEAYAPPRELLQILPPKSLIRGSEIGSQIGPNNPKFAMGMQALLDLIFAVEGSVSDAAKYLGLSTGAVSRLILSDDSLRKEVNDLRASKGMKPLK, encoded by the exons ATGGCACACAAATTCCTCCTCAAACCCACCTTCATTCTCACTCTCACTAAACAATTCACATCAAAAACTCCACACCACCACTTTCTTcataatcatcaccatcatccAATTTTCAACTCACCCAAACAATCCTCTTCCTTTCTCAACCTCAACATTCACCCAATCTCACTTCGCTCCACAACAACCACAGCCACAAACACCACCGCTGCCGCCCCCAATTACGGCGGTTACCTAGACCTAACAGACGATGACCTAATGCGACAATGCGAAATGGGGACATTCAAAAGCTCTGGTCCCGGTGGTCAACACCGTAACAAACGCGAATCTGCTgttcgtctcaaacatttgcccaCTGGTATCATCGCTCAG GCTTCTGAAGATCGCTCTCAGCACATGAACCGTGCTTCTGCTCTTAAACGCCTTCGCTCTCTTATAGCTCTCAAag TTAGGAAAACGGTGGATCTTGAGGCTTATGCACCACCTCGAGAGCTTCTTCAGATACTTCCTCCCAAGTCATTAATCAGAGGGTCAGAGATTGGTTCACAAATTGGACCCAATAACCCTAAATTTGCAATG GGAATGCAAGCTCTTCTGGACCTCATTTTTGCGGTTGAGGGATCTGTCTCAGATGCTGCAAAATATCTCGG GTTATCTACTGGAGCAGTGTCTCGGTTAATCCTTTCTGATGATTCACTTAGAAAGGAAGTAAATGATCTGCGGGCATCGAAG GGTATGAAGCCTCTCAAGTAG